A single genomic interval of Methylobacterium bullatum harbors:
- the glsA gene encoding Thermolabile glutaminase: MPDLDTVVKEIAEEMADRPDRGEVATYIPELARVDPKAFGLVVIDADGHVAAGGDSDTPFSIQSISKVFTLTLALGMAGDRLWRRVGREPSGSPFNSIVQLERERGIPRNPFINAGAIAVTDVILSGHQPREALGEILRFMQFLAQDPTIIIDEAVAASELRTGFRNIALANYMKSFGVLDNPVDFTLGVYFHHCAIAMSCRQLANATRFLAHSGRNPLTGYSVVSAERARRINAVMLTCGHYDGSGEFAYRVGLPGKSGVGGGIIAVAPNKASIAVWSPGLDASGNSHLGRIALEQLTKRLGWSIFGA; encoded by the coding sequence GTGCCCGACCTCGACACCGTCGTCAAAGAGATCGCCGAGGAGATGGCGGACAGGCCGGACCGGGGGGAGGTCGCCACATACATACCGGAACTCGCCCGGGTCGATCCGAAGGCGTTCGGTCTCGTCGTCATCGATGCGGACGGTCACGTGGCGGCGGGAGGCGACAGCGACACGCCGTTCTCGATCCAGAGCATCTCGAAGGTTTTCACCCTCACCCTGGCACTCGGCATGGCCGGCGACCGTCTCTGGCGCCGGGTGGGACGCGAGCCCTCGGGCAGCCCCTTCAACTCCATCGTCCAGCTGGAGCGCGAGCGCGGCATTCCGCGCAATCCCTTCATCAATGCCGGTGCCATCGCGGTCACCGACGTGATCCTGTCGGGCCATCAGCCGAGGGAGGCCCTGGGCGAGATCCTGCGTTTCATGCAGTTCCTGGCGCAGGATCCCACGATCATCATCGACGAGGCGGTGGCGGCCTCGGAGCTGCGCACGGGCTTTCGCAACATCGCGCTCGCCAACTACATGAAATCCTTCGGCGTTCTCGACAATCCGGTGGATTTTACCCTCGGCGTCTATTTTCACCACTGCGCCATCGCCATGTCATGTCGGCAACTCGCCAACGCCACCCGTTTCCTGGCGCATTCCGGGCGCAACCCGCTGACCGGTTATTCCGTGGTCTCGGCTGAGCGAGCCCGGCGTATCAATGCGGTGATGCTCACCTGCGGTCACTACGACGGCTCGGGTGAGTTCGCGTATCGGGTCGGTCTGCCGGGCAAGAGCGGAGTCGGCGGCGGAATCATCGCCGTGGCACCGAATAAGGCTTCGATCGCAGTCTGGTCGCCGGGTCTCGACGCATCCGGCAATTCCCATCTCGGCCGGATCGCCCTGGAACAGCTGACCAAGCGCCTCGGCTGGTCGATTTTCGGCGCCTGA
- the hrcA gene encoding Heat-inducible transcription repressor HrcA: MTERAHPYSSSQQLQALSALNERTREIFRQIVESYLTTGEPVGSRNLARILPMALSPASIRNVMADLEHSGLIFAPHTSAGRLPTELGLRFFVDAMLEIGDVGREEQERIEAQMRAAASGHTFESALAEASSMLSGISRGAGVVVTTKSNVHLKHIEFVRLDPARALVVLVSDDGSVENRLLDLPPGLPASALQEASNYLNARLQGRTLGGLRAEIEAGREAMKRELDVITERLVDAGLATTVGPSEARQLIVRGQANLLDDLRAVEDLERIRLLFNDLETQKDVIELLSRAEGGEGVRIFIGSENKLFSLSGSSMIAAPFRDGSQKIVGVVGVIGPTRLNYARIVPMVDYTARVVSRMLDRGGR, encoded by the coding sequence GTGACCGAACGCGCGCATCCCTATTCCTCGTCGCAGCAGCTTCAGGCCCTCTCGGCCCTGAACGAGCGGACTCGTGAGATCTTCCGGCAGATCGTCGAGAGCTATCTCACGACGGGCGAACCGGTAGGGTCGCGCAACCTCGCGCGGATCCTGCCCATGGCCCTGTCCCCGGCCTCGATCCGCAACGTCATGGCGGATCTGGAGCATTCCGGGCTCATCTTCGCGCCCCACACCTCGGCTGGGCGCCTGCCGACGGAGCTCGGCCTGCGCTTCTTCGTCGACGCCATGTTGGAGATTGGCGATGTCGGCCGCGAGGAGCAGGAGCGGATCGAGGCGCAGATGCGCGCCGCCGCCTCGGGCCACACCTTCGAGAGTGCCCTCGCCGAGGCCTCGTCGATGCTGTCGGGCATTTCGCGGGGGGCGGGCGTTGTCGTCACGACCAAGAGCAACGTCCATCTCAAGCACATCGAGTTCGTGCGGCTCGATCCCGCCCGCGCCCTCGTCGTCCTCGTCTCAGATGACGGCTCGGTGGAGAACCGTCTCCTCGACCTGCCGCCCGGCCTTCCGGCGAGCGCCCTGCAGGAGGCCTCGAACTACCTCAATGCCCGCTTGCAGGGGCGGACCCTCGGAGGCTTGAGAGCGGAAATCGAGGCCGGTCGCGAGGCGATGAAGCGCGAACTCGACGTCATCACCGAGCGGCTGGTCGATGCCGGCCTCGCCACCACGGTCGGGCCATCAGAGGCGCGCCAACTCATCGTGCGCGGCCAGGCGAACCTGCTCGACGACCTGCGCGCGGTGGAGGATCTCGAACGGATCCGCCTGCTGTTCAACGATCTCGAGACGCAGAAGGACGTCATCGAACTCCTCTCCCGCGCCGAGGGCGGCGAGGGCGTCCGCATCTTCATCGGCTCGGAGAACAAGCTGTTCTCGCTCTCGGGCTCCTCGATGATCGCGGCGCCGTTCCGGGACGGTTCGCAGAAGATCGTCGGTGTCGTCGGCGTGATCGGTCCGACCAGGCTCAACTACGCACGGATCGTTCCGATGGTGGATTACACCGCCAGGGTGGTCTCGCGGATGCTGGATCGAGGCGGCCGCTGA